One genomic segment of Erythrolamprus reginae isolate rEryReg1 chromosome 2, rEryReg1.hap1, whole genome shotgun sequence includes these proteins:
- the CNOT8 gene encoding CCR4-NOT transcription complex subunit 8 isoform X1 produces MPAALAENSQVICEVWANNLEEEMRKIREIVLSYSYIAMDTEFPGVVVRPIGEFRSSIDYQYQLLRCNVDLLKIIQLGLTFTNEKGEYPVGINTWQFNFKFNLTEDMYSQDSIDLLASSGLQFQKHEEEGIDTLHFAELLMTSGVVLSDNVKWLSFHSGYDFGYMVKLLTDSRLPEEEHEFFHILNLFFPSIYDVKYLMKSCKNLKGGLQEVADQLDLQRIGRQHQAGSDSLLTGMAFFRMKELFFEDTIDDAKYCGRLYGLGTGVAQKQTEDVETAQEKMSILAIINNMPQ; encoded by the exons ATGCCAGCAGCACTTGCTGAAAACAGTCAAGTGATCTGTGAAGTATGGGCAAACAATCTAGAGGAAGAGATGAGAAAAATTCGAGAAATTGTTCTCAGCTACAGCTACATTGCAATG GACACAGAGTTTCCTGGGGTTGTTGTTCGACCAATTGGTGAATTTCGCAGTTCTATAGATTATCAGTATCAACTGCTCCGATGTAATGTTGACCTGCTTAAAATTATCCAGTTAGGTCTGACCTTCACAAATGAAAAAGGAGAATATCCTGTAGGAATCAACACCTGGCAGTTTAATTTCAAATTCAATCTTAC GGAAGATATGTATTCTCAGGATTCAATAGACCTCCTTGCAAGCTCGGGATTACAATTCCAGAAACATGAAGAGGAAGGGATTGATACTTTACATTTTGCGGAACTTCTAATGACCTCTGGTGTGGTGCTCAGTGACAATGTCAAATGGCTTTCGTTTCATAG TGGCTATGACTTTGGTTATATGGTGAAACTGCTGACAGATTCTAGGCTTCCAGAAGAAGAACATGAATTCTTTCATATCTTGAATCTTTTCTTTCCATCTATATATGATGTTAAGTATTTAATGAAGAGCTGCAAAAACCTGAAG GGAGGGCTTCAGGAAGTTGCTGACCAGCTAGATTTGCAGCGTATTGGACGGCAGCATCAAGCAGGGTCAGATTCTTTACTTACGGGGATGGCATTCTTCAGAATGAAAGAG tTGTTCTTTGAAGATACAATTGATGATGCAAAGTATTGTGGGAGATTATATGGCCTTGGCACAGGAGTGGCTCAGAAACAGACTGAAGATGTAGAAACAGCTCAAGAGAAAATGAGTATTTTGGCTATTATCAACAATATGCCCCAGTGA
- the CNOT8 gene encoding CCR4-NOT transcription complex subunit 8 isoform X2: MYSQDSIDLLASSGLQFQKHEEEGIDTLHFAELLMTSGVVLSDNVKWLSFHSGYDFGYMVKLLTDSRLPEEEHEFFHILNLFFPSIYDVKYLMKSCKNLKGGLQEVADQLDLQRIGRQHQAGSDSLLTGMAFFRMKELFFEDTIDDAKYCGRLYGLGTGVAQKQTEDVETAQEKMSILAIINNMPQ, from the exons ATGTATTCTCAGGATTCAATAGACCTCCTTGCAAGCTCGGGATTACAATTCCAGAAACATGAAGAGGAAGGGATTGATACTTTACATTTTGCGGAACTTCTAATGACCTCTGGTGTGGTGCTCAGTGACAATGTCAAATGGCTTTCGTTTCATAG TGGCTATGACTTTGGTTATATGGTGAAACTGCTGACAGATTCTAGGCTTCCAGAAGAAGAACATGAATTCTTTCATATCTTGAATCTTTTCTTTCCATCTATATATGATGTTAAGTATTTAATGAAGAGCTGCAAAAACCTGAAG GGAGGGCTTCAGGAAGTTGCTGACCAGCTAGATTTGCAGCGTATTGGACGGCAGCATCAAGCAGGGTCAGATTCTTTACTTACGGGGATGGCATTCTTCAGAATGAAAGAG tTGTTCTTTGAAGATACAATTGATGATGCAAAGTATTGTGGGAGATTATATGGCCTTGGCACAGGAGTGGCTCAGAAACAGACTGAAGATGTAGAAACAGCTCAAGAGAAAATGAGTATTTTGGCTATTATCAACAATATGCCCCAGTGA